The Mycolicibacterium hassiacum DSM 44199 genome includes a window with the following:
- a CDS encoding MmpS family transport accessory protein, translating to MKRLWIPLLALVVIAVGGFTVSRLHGIFGNEQRTTYADTRAVNSRPYDPKVMVYEVWGTPGSVANISYFDEETEPRYIKDVPLPWRMEFDMGTQTATGSIMAQGTGDSIGCRITVDGEVKAEKVSYQVNAFTSCMLKAA from the coding sequence TTGAAGCGGCTGTGGATCCCGCTGTTGGCCCTCGTGGTGATCGCCGTCGGTGGTTTCACCGTGTCACGTCTGCACGGCATCTTCGGTAACGAACAGCGGACGACCTATGCTGACACCCGGGCCGTCAACAGCCGCCCCTATGACCCCAAGGTGATGGTGTACGAGGTGTGGGGCACGCCCGGCTCGGTCGCGAACATCAGCTACTTCGACGAGGAGACCGAGCCCCGCTACATCAAGGACGTGCCGTTGCCGTGGCGGATGGAGTTCGACATGGGCACCCAGACCGCGACCGGCAGCATCATGGCTCAGGGCACCGGCGACAGCATCGGCTGCCGCATCACCGTTGACGGCGAAGTGAAGGCGGAGAAGGTCTCCTACCAGGTGAACGCCTTCACCTCCTGCATGTTGAAGGCCGCATGA
- a CDS encoding response regulator transcription factor produces the protein MASGTESGTTSPRVLVVDDDPDVLASLERGLRLSGFEVSTAVDGAEALRSATETRPDAIVLDINMPVLDGVSVVTALRAMDNDVPVCVLSARSSVDDRVAGLEAGADDYLVKPFVLAELVARVKALLRRRGATATTSKETIVVGPLEVDIPGRRARINGQDVDLTKREFDLLAVLAEHKTAVLSRAQLLELVWGYDFAADTNVVDVFIGYLRRKLEATGAPRLLHTVRGVGFVLRAQ, from the coding sequence ATGGCCAGTGGTACGGAGAGTGGCACGACCTCGCCCAGGGTTCTTGTGGTCGACGACGACCCCGACGTGCTCGCCTCGCTCGAGCGCGGCCTGCGGCTGTCCGGGTTCGAGGTGTCCACCGCCGTCGACGGCGCCGAGGCGCTGCGCAGCGCCACCGAGACCCGCCCGGACGCGATCGTCCTGGACATCAACATGCCGGTCCTGGACGGCGTCAGCGTGGTCACGGCGCTGCGGGCCATGGACAACGACGTGCCGGTCTGCGTGCTGTCGGCGCGCAGCTCGGTCGACGACCGCGTCGCCGGCCTGGAGGCCGGTGCCGACGACTACCTGGTCAAACCGTTCGTGCTGGCCGAGCTGGTGGCCCGGGTCAAGGCGCTACTGCGCCGCCGCGGCGCCACCGCCACGACGTCGAAGGAGACGATCGTGGTCGGCCCGCTCGAGGTTGACATCCCCGGCCGCCGGGCCCGGATCAACGGCCAGGACGTCGACCTGACCAAGCGTGAGTTCGACCTGCTCGCGGTGCTCGCCGAGCACAAGACCGCGGTGTTGTCGCGGGCCCAGCTGCTCGAGCTGGTCTGGGGGTACGACTTCGCCGCCGACACCAACGTCGTCGATGTGTTCATCGGATATCTGCGCCGCAAGCTGGAGGCGACCGGCGCTCCCCGACTGCTGCATACCGTGCGCGGCGTGGGCTTCGTGCTGAGAGCCCAATAG
- a CDS encoding sensor histidine kinase, producing the protein MSLVSRIFRRTPSLRTRVALATAIGAAIVVVIVGAVVWIGITNDRKERLDRRLDEAAGFVIPLLPRGLDEIPKSPNNQDAVVTIHRGDEVVSNSNVVLPKLEPGYADTYVDGVRYRVRTVDIPYYPGPTSVAVGATYDATIADTRNLHRRVIVICVFAVGAASVFGWVLAAFAVRPLKRLAQQTRQIDAAADTFPEIEVRGATEAVEIAEAVKGLLERVWKEQERTKAALASARDFASVSAHELRTPLTAMRTNLEILSTLDLPEEQRKEVVGDVIRTQSRIEATLGALERLAQGELSTSDDHVPVDITELLDRAAHDAMRIYPDLEVSLVPAPTIIIVGLPAGLRLAVDNAIANAVKHGHATRVQLSVVSFREGVEIAIDDDGVGVPEEERRRVFERFSRGSTASQSGSGLGLALVAQQAELHGGTASLEESPLGGARLLLKIPGVRD; encoded by the coding sequence ATGTCCCTGGTGTCGCGGATCTTCCGCAGAACCCCGTCGCTGCGGACCCGCGTCGCGCTGGCCACCGCGATCGGCGCCGCGATCGTCGTCGTCATCGTCGGCGCCGTGGTGTGGATCGGCATCACCAACGACCGCAAGGAACGCCTCGACCGTCGCCTGGACGAGGCGGCCGGCTTCGTGATCCCGCTGCTGCCCCGCGGCCTCGACGAGATCCCCAAATCGCCCAACAACCAGGACGCCGTCGTCACCATCCACCGCGGCGACGAGGTGGTGTCGAACTCCAACGTGGTGCTGCCGAAGCTGGAGCCGGGCTACGCCGACACCTACGTCGACGGGGTGCGCTACCGGGTGCGCACCGTCGACATCCCGTACTACCCGGGCCCGACGTCGGTGGCGGTCGGGGCGACCTACGACGCCACCATCGCCGACACCAGGAACCTGCACCGGCGGGTCATCGTCATCTGCGTGTTCGCCGTCGGCGCGGCGAGCGTGTTCGGCTGGGTGCTCGCCGCGTTCGCAGTGCGGCCGCTGAAACGGCTGGCCCAGCAGACCCGCCAGATCGACGCCGCCGCCGACACCTTCCCCGAGATCGAGGTGCGGGGCGCCACCGAGGCCGTCGAGATCGCCGAAGCGGTCAAGGGGCTGTTGGAGCGGGTGTGGAAGGAACAGGAGCGCACCAAGGCGGCACTGGCGTCGGCACGCGATTTCGCGTCGGTGTCGGCGCACGAGCTGCGCACCCCGCTGACCGCGATGCGCACCAACCTGGAGATCCTCTCGACGCTGGACCTGCCCGAGGAACAGCGCAAGGAGGTCGTCGGCGACGTGATCCGCACCCAGTCGCGCATCGAGGCCACGCTCGGCGCGCTGGAGCGGCTGGCCCAGGGCGAGCTGTCGACCTCCGACGACCACGTGCCCGTCGACATCACCGAACTGCTCGACCGCGCCGCCCACGACGCGATGCGGATCTACCCCGATCTGGAGGTGTCGCTGGTGCCGGCGCCGACGATCATCATCGTGGGCCTGCCGGCGGGGCTGCGACTGGCGGTCGACAACGCGATCGCCAACGCGGTCAAACACGGGCACGCCACCCGGGTGCAGCTGTCGGTGGTCAGCTTCCGCGAAGGCGTGGAGATCGCGATCGACGACGACGGGGTGGGTGTGCCCGAGGAGGAACGCCGGCGGGTGTTCGAGCGGTTCTCCCGCGGGTCGACGGCATCGCAGTCGGGCTCCGGCCTGGGCCTGGCGCTGGTGGCGCAGCAAGCCGAACTGCACGGCGGCACAGCGTCTTTGGAGGAAAGCCCGCTCGGCGGCGCCCGGCTGCTGCTGAAGATCCCGGGAGTCCGGGACTAG
- a CDS encoding FKBP-type peptidyl-prolyl cis-trans isomerase, which produces MTQKPEIEFPDGPAPTELVIEDLIVGDGPEATPGATVEVHYVGVEYDTGEEFDSSWNRGESIEFPLRGLIQGWQDGIPGMRVGGRRKLVIPPEQAYGPAGGGHRLSGKTLIFVIDLLATR; this is translated from the coding sequence GTGACGCAGAAACCCGAGATCGAATTTCCCGACGGCCCGGCTCCCACCGAGCTCGTCATCGAGGACTTGATCGTCGGCGACGGCCCGGAGGCCACTCCCGGCGCCACGGTCGAGGTGCACTACGTGGGTGTCGAATACGACACCGGTGAAGAGTTCGACAGTTCCTGGAACCGCGGCGAGTCCATCGAGTTCCCGTTGCGCGGGCTGATCCAGGGCTGGCAGGACGGTATCCCGGGCATGCGGGTCGGTGGTCGGCGCAAGCTGGTCATCCCGCCCGAGCAGGCGTACGGCCCGGCGGGCGGCGGGCACCGCCTCTCCGGCAAGACGTTGATATTTGTCATCGACCTGCTGGCCACCCGATGA
- a CDS encoding DUF2630 family protein, producing MPKDQDILAAVHRLVAEEQELRDKLQHREIDKTEEHRRLREIEVQLDQCWDLLRQRRAKREVGDDPREARVRPGDQVEGYLN from the coding sequence ATGCCGAAGGATCAGGACATTCTCGCCGCGGTGCACCGGTTGGTCGCCGAGGAGCAGGAACTGCGCGACAAGTTGCAGCACCGCGAGATCGACAAGACCGAGGAGCACCGCCGGCTGCGGGAGATCGAGGTGCAGCTCGACCAGTGCTGGGACCTGCTGCGCCAGCGCCGGGCCAAGCGCGAGGTCGGCGACGATCCGCGTGAGGCCCGGGTCCGGCCCGGCGACCAGGTGGAGGGCTATCTCAACTGA
- a CDS encoding phytoene desaturase family protein has product MAAAYLARAGRRVQVLERLDQVGGAAVSARAFEGVDARLSRYSYLVSLLPRQIIDDLGAQVRLVARRYASYTPDPADKGRTGLLVGPKSTFAAIGAAADERGFAEFYERCQALTTRLWPTLLQPLMTRSQARRLVGDDAAWRMMVDEPIGAAITRAVRSDLVRGVIATDALIGTFASLADPSLTQNVCFLYHLLGNGTGRWDVPVGGMGAVSGALAAAATRFGAEIVCNAEVYAVSPDGTVHYRRHGEERTVHADWVLANVTPAVLARLLGAPEPELAPGAQVKVNLLLRRLPRLRDESVGAEQAFGGTFHINETYSQLESAYRQAYDGVVPDPLPCEIYCHSLADPTILSPELQASGAQTMTVFGLHTPHSLAAADPGRMREKLTDAVLASLNSVLAEPIQDVVLEDSAGRPCIETKTTADLEDTLGMTAGHIFHGALSWPFVPDDEPLDTPARRWGVATAHERILLCGSGARRGGAVSGIGGHNAAMAVLES; this is encoded by the coding sequence GTGGCCGCCGCGTATCTGGCCCGGGCGGGCCGCCGGGTGCAGGTGCTCGAGCGCCTGGACCAGGTGGGCGGGGCCGCGGTCTCGGCGCGCGCGTTCGAGGGTGTGGACGCGCGGCTGTCGCGCTACTCGTATCTGGTCAGCCTGCTGCCGCGGCAGATCATCGATGACCTGGGTGCGCAGGTCCGGCTCGTCGCCCGCCGGTATGCGTCGTACACCCCCGACCCCGCCGACAAAGGCCGCACCGGGCTGCTGGTCGGGCCGAAGTCGACGTTCGCCGCGATCGGCGCGGCCGCGGACGAGCGGGGCTTCGCCGAGTTCTACGAACGCTGTCAGGCGCTGACCACGCGGCTGTGGCCGACCCTGCTGCAGCCACTGATGACCCGCTCGCAGGCCCGTCGGCTCGTCGGCGACGACGCGGCATGGCGGATGATGGTCGACGAGCCGATCGGGGCGGCGATCACGCGCGCGGTGCGCAGCGATCTGGTGCGCGGGGTTATCGCCACCGACGCGCTGATCGGCACGTTCGCGTCCCTGGCGGATCCGTCGCTCACCCAGAACGTGTGCTTCCTGTATCACCTGCTGGGCAACGGCACCGGACGGTGGGATGTGCCGGTCGGCGGGATGGGCGCGGTCAGCGGCGCGCTGGCGGCCGCGGCCACCCGGTTCGGCGCCGAAATCGTTTGCAATGCAGAGGTTTACGCGGTATCGCCGGACGGCACCGTGCACTACCGGCGGCACGGCGAGGAACGCACCGTCCACGCGGACTGGGTGCTGGCGAACGTGACACCGGCGGTGCTGGCCCGGCTGCTCGGCGCGCCGGAACCCGAACTCGCGCCCGGGGCGCAGGTGAAGGTCAACCTGCTGCTACGCCGGCTGCCGCGGCTGCGTGACGAATCCGTCGGCGCCGAGCAGGCGTTCGGCGGCACCTTCCACATCAACGAGACCTACAGCCAGCTCGAGAGCGCGTATCGGCAGGCGTATGACGGCGTCGTACCCGATCCGCTGCCCTGCGAGATCTACTGTCACTCGTTGGCCGATCCGACGATCCTGTCGCCGGAACTGCAGGCCTCGGGCGCGCAGACGATGACGGTGTTCGGCCTGCACACCCCGCATTCGCTGGCCGCCGCCGACCCCGGCCGGATGCGCGAGAAGCTGACCGACGCGGTGCTTGCATCGCTGAATTCTGTTCTGGCCGAACCGATTCAAGATGTGGTACTGGAGGATTCGGCCGGGCGGCCGTGCATCGAGACCAAGACGACCGCCGATCTCGAGGACACGCTGGGGATGACGGCGGGCCACATCTTCCATGGCGCACTGTCATGGCCGTTCGTGCCGGACGACGAGCCGCTGGACACCCCGGCGCGGCGCTGGGGGGTGGCCACCGCGCACGAGCGGATCCTGCTGTGCGGGTCGGGCGCCCGCCGCGGCGGGGCGGTGTCGGGCATCGGCGGGCACAACGCCGCGATGGCGGTGTTGGAGAGCTAG
- a CDS encoding MarR family transcriptional regulator encodes MSGDADDIWRALAAFVIDNRDSWRRAVVEATGLPFSRIRILRRLRRGPMTVKELAAAATLDAPATTVAVTDLQQRGLVVRAPDPANRRCKTVSLTAAGEEVLRRIDEVDDPAPEAFAALDGADLAALRRVLAKLASPPE; translated from the coding sequence ATGTCCGGTGACGCCGACGACATCTGGCGGGCGCTCGCGGCGTTCGTGATCGACAACCGCGACAGCTGGCGCCGGGCGGTGGTGGAGGCGACGGGTCTGCCGTTCAGCCGCATCCGCATCCTGCGGCGACTGCGGCGCGGGCCGATGACGGTCAAGGAGCTGGCGGCCGCGGCGACCCTCGACGCCCCGGCGACCACGGTGGCGGTCACCGATCTGCAGCAGCGGGGTCTGGTGGTGCGCGCTCCCGACCCGGCCAACCGGCGGTGCAAGACGGTGTCGCTCACGGCGGCCGGTGAGGAGGTGTTGCGGCGCATCGACGAGGTCGACGATCCCGCACCCGAGGCGTTCGCGGCCCTCGACGGCGCCGACCTCGCGGCACTCCGCCGCGTGCTCGCCAAGCTCGCCTCCCCGCCGGAATAG
- a CDS encoding MFS transporter: protein MTAAPTLSSRRKAIILASCCLSLLIVSMDATIVNVAIPSVRADLGASAAQMQWVIDVYPLVLASLLLLAGAAADRFGRRRTFQIGLTVFALGSLLCSLAPNVETLIAARFVQGVGGSMMNPVAMSIITQVFTERVERARAIGVWGGVVGISMVLGPIVGGVLIELVDWRAVFWINLPICAIAIALTAIFVPESKSATMRDIDPVGQLLGIAFLFGVVFVLIEGPGMGWSDARTVGVAAAALIALAAFLVYESRRHDPFLDLRFFRSIPFSSATVIAVCAFAVWSAFLFMMSLYLQNARGFSPMQTGLIYLPMAIGALVFSPLSGRMVGRFGSRPSLVTSGVLLTGSAVLLAALTVTTPVWRLLAIFAVFGIGFAVVNAPITTAAVSGMPTDRAGAASAIASTSRQVGVALGVALCGSLAGVALVDTGAGFTAAARPLWLVCVGLGALILILGLYATSGRALRSAERVAPLVTADVR from the coding sequence GTGACGGCCGCCCCGACACTCAGCTCCCGGCGCAAGGCCATCATCCTGGCCTCCTGCTGCCTGAGCCTGCTGATCGTGTCGATGGACGCGACGATCGTCAACGTCGCCATTCCCAGCGTCCGTGCCGATCTCGGCGCCTCGGCCGCCCAGATGCAGTGGGTGATCGACGTCTACCCGCTGGTGCTGGCGTCACTGCTGCTGCTCGCCGGTGCCGCCGCCGACCGGTTCGGCCGCCGGCGCACGTTCCAGATCGGGCTGACGGTCTTCGCCCTGGGCTCGCTGCTGTGCAGCCTCGCGCCCAACGTCGAGACGCTCATCGCCGCCCGGTTCGTCCAGGGGGTGGGCGGGTCGATGATGAACCCGGTCGCGATGTCGATCATCACCCAGGTGTTCACCGAGCGGGTGGAGCGTGCCCGTGCGATCGGGGTGTGGGGCGGGGTGGTCGGCATCTCGATGGTGCTCGGCCCGATCGTCGGCGGAGTGCTGATCGAGCTGGTCGACTGGCGGGCGGTGTTCTGGATCAACCTTCCGATCTGCGCGATCGCCATCGCGCTCACCGCGATCTTCGTGCCCGAGTCGAAATCGGCCACCATGCGTGACATCGACCCGGTCGGCCAGCTGCTGGGCATCGCGTTCCTGTTCGGCGTGGTCTTCGTGCTGATCGAGGGACCCGGCATGGGCTGGTCGGATGCGCGCACCGTCGGGGTCGCCGCCGCGGCGCTGATCGCCCTCGCCGCCTTTCTGGTCTACGAGTCGCGCCGCCACGACCCGTTCCTGGATCTGCGGTTCTTCCGCAGCATCCCGTTCTCGTCGGCCACCGTGATCGCGGTGTGCGCCTTCGCCGTGTGGAGCGCGTTCCTGTTCATGATGTCGCTGTATCTGCAGAACGCCCGTGGTTTCTCGCCGATGCAGACCGGGCTGATCTACCTGCCGATGGCCATCGGGGCGCTGGTGTTCTCACCGCTGTCCGGGCGGATGGTGGGCCGCTTCGGCAGCCGGCCGTCGCTGGTGACGTCCGGGGTGCTGCTCACCGGGTCGGCGGTGCTGCTGGCCGCGCTCACCGTGACCACGCCGGTGTGGCGGCTGTTGGCGATCTTCGCGGTGTTCGGCATCGGGTTCGCGGTGGTCAACGCCCCGATCACCACCGCGGCGGTCAGCGGGATGCCGACCGACCGGGCGGGTGCGGCGTCGGCGATCGCGTCGACCAGCCGCCAGGTCGGCGTCGCCCTCGGCGTGGCGCTGTGCGGGTCGCTGGCCGGCGTGGCGCTGGTCGACACCGGCGCGGGATTCACCGCCGCCGCCCGGCCGCTGTGGCTGGTCTGTGTGGGCTTGGGCGCGCTGATCCTGATCCTGGGGCTCTACGCGACGTCCGGGCGGGCGTTGCGGTCGGCGGAACGGGTGGCCCCGTTGGTGACGGCCGATGTCCGGTGA
- a CDS encoding citrate synthase, whose translation MADNPSGGAEYATIKVPGGEIDLEVVHATEGADGIALGSLLAKTGYTTYDEGFVNTASTKSAITYIDGEKGILRYRGYPIEQLAEKSTFIEVSYLLIYGELPTKQQLDEFTTKIQRHTLLHEDLKRFFDGFPRNAHPMPVLSSAVNALSTYYEDSLDPFDPAQVELSTIRLLAKLPTIAAYAYKKSVGQPFLYPDNSLSLVENFLRMTFGFPAEPYEVDPEIVRALDMLFILHADHEQNCSTSTVRLVGSSQANLFTSISGGINALWGPLHGGANQAVLEMLEKIRAAGGNVHEFVKKVKNREDNVKLMGFGHRVYKNYDPRARIVKEQADKILGKIGGDDELLEIAKTLEEVALTDEFFIERKLYPNVDFYTGVIYRAMGFPTRMFTVLFALGRLPGWIAHWREMHDEGGSKIGRPRQIYVGPTERDYVPVEKR comes from the coding sequence GTGGCCGATAACCCGTCAGGTGGGGCTGAGTACGCCACCATCAAAGTTCCCGGTGGGGAAATTGACTTGGAGGTCGTCCACGCCACCGAGGGTGCAGACGGCATCGCGCTGGGTTCGTTGCTGGCCAAGACCGGCTACACCACCTACGACGAGGGGTTCGTCAACACCGCCTCGACCAAGAGCGCCATCACCTACATCGACGGTGAGAAGGGCATCCTGCGCTATCGGGGCTACCCGATCGAGCAGCTGGCCGAGAAGTCGACCTTCATCGAGGTCAGCTACCTGCTGATCTACGGGGAGCTGCCGACCAAGCAGCAGCTGGACGAGTTCACCACCAAGATCCAGCGCCACACGCTGCTGCACGAGGATCTCAAGCGGTTCTTCGACGGCTTCCCGCGCAACGCGCACCCGATGCCGGTGCTGTCCAGCGCGGTGAACGCGCTGTCGACCTACTACGAGGACTCCCTGGATCCGTTCGATCCCGCCCAGGTGGAGCTGTCGACGATCCGGCTGCTGGCCAAGCTGCCGACCATCGCGGCCTACGCCTACAAGAAGTCGGTCGGCCAGCCGTTCCTGTACCCGGACAACTCGCTGAGCCTGGTCGAGAACTTCCTGCGGATGACGTTCGGGTTCCCGGCCGAGCCCTACGAGGTCGACCCGGAGATCGTCCGCGCCCTGGACATGCTGTTCATCCTGCACGCCGACCACGAGCAGAACTGCTCGACGTCGACGGTGCGGCTGGTCGGCTCGTCGCAGGCCAACCTGTTCACCTCGATCTCCGGCGGCATCAACGCGCTGTGGGGGCCGCTGCACGGCGGCGCCAACCAGGCGGTGCTGGAGATGCTCGAGAAGATCCGCGCCGCCGGCGGCAACGTCCACGAGTTCGTCAAGAAGGTCAAGAACCGCGAGGACAACGTCAAGCTCATGGGCTTCGGCCACCGGGTCTACAAGAACTACGACCCGCGGGCCCGCATCGTCAAGGAGCAGGCCGACAAGATCCTCGGCAAGATCGGCGGCGACGACGAGCTGCTCGAGATCGCCAAGACGCTCGAGGAGGTCGCGCTCACCGACGAGTTCTTCATCGAGCGCAAGCTGTACCCGAACGTCGACTTCTACACCGGCGTGATCTACCGGGCGATGGGCTTCCCGACGCGCATGTTCACCGTGCTGTTCGCCCTCGGCCGGCTGCCCGGCTGGATCGCGCACTGGCGGGAGATGCACGACGAGGGTGGCAGCAAGATCGGCCGTCCGCGGCAGATCTACGTCGGCCCGACCGAACGCGATTACGTTCCCGTCGAGAAGCGCTGA
- a CDS encoding TetR family transcriptional regulator, with translation MAEAMGETALGLRERKKQRTRATLIDAAVTLCGRQGFDRTTVEQIAALAEVSPRTFSRYFATKDAIAMAMVDEILDRVAIELTGLPAELNPLDALLRAHIGVGLAAKAGAPGAIAVDRVMCVMGILLSSPTLRQSALHYRHAAIGAALGRRMGTDPGDRRLQLVTSVWSAVVMTALAELAAENENWSDVTIEDLIARIESVYADFTALAPGAREVV, from the coding sequence GTGGCAGAAGCGATGGGGGAGACCGCGCTCGGCCTGCGTGAACGCAAGAAGCAGCGGACCCGGGCGACCCTCATCGACGCGGCCGTGACACTTTGCGGGCGGCAGGGGTTCGATCGCACCACGGTGGAACAGATCGCCGCGCTCGCCGAGGTGTCGCCGCGCACGTTCAGCCGCTATTTCGCGACCAAGGACGCGATCGCGATGGCGATGGTCGATGAGATCCTGGACCGCGTCGCGATCGAGTTGACGGGCCTCCCCGCCGAGCTGAACCCGCTGGACGCGCTGCTGCGCGCCCACATCGGGGTGGGGCTGGCGGCCAAGGCCGGCGCACCGGGCGCGATCGCGGTGGACCGCGTGATGTGCGTCATGGGCATCCTGTTGTCGTCACCGACGCTGCGCCAGTCGGCGCTGCACTACCGGCATGCCGCGATCGGCGCGGCGCTGGGCCGGCGCATGGGCACCGACCCCGGTGATCGCCGGTTGCAGCTGGTCACGTCGGTGTGGAGCGCGGTGGTGATGACGGCGTTGGCCGAGCTGGCCGCCGAGAACGAGAACTGGTCGGACGTGACGATCGAGGATTTGATCGCGCGGATAGAGTCGGTGTACGCAGACTTCACCGCCCTGGCCCCCGGGGCGCGAGAGGTGGTTTGA
- a CDS encoding MFS transporter — translation MRGLLADTTPLRTADFRRLWLAGIVTVIGANLTIFAVPVQLYALTRSSAYVGLSGIFALVPLIVFGLWGGAWADAMDRRRLLIIASAGLAVASALLWAQAALDCANAWVVLCLLAVQQAFYAVNSPTRAAAIPRILPEGQLAAANALNMTVMQFGAIVGPLLAGVLLRWVDLSTLYAIDALTCLVGVWATVRLAPMPPTGEPGGAGWGLGAVVDGFRYVAGHKVVLMSFVVDLVAMIFGMPRALFPQMAHESFGGPLEGGTTMALLAAAMSAGAVAGGMFSGWLPRVRRQGLAVVVAIVVWGITMVGFGLAGGAADGRAGLFFWVALGCLALGGAADMVSAAFRSTILQQAVTDEVRGRLQGVFTVVVAGGPRLADAVHGAAAAAVGTTVAAAGGGALVVVGMVLCVLAAPAFVRYRVSTSRT, via the coding sequence GTGCGGGGGCTGCTCGCCGACACCACCCCGCTGCGCACCGCCGACTTCCGGCGGCTGTGGCTGGCGGGGATCGTCACGGTCATCGGCGCGAACCTGACGATCTTCGCGGTGCCGGTTCAGCTGTACGCGCTGACCCGCAGTTCGGCCTATGTCGGGCTGTCCGGGATCTTCGCGCTGGTGCCGCTGATCGTGTTCGGACTGTGGGGCGGGGCGTGGGCCGACGCGATGGACCGCCGGCGGCTGTTGATCATCGCGTCGGCCGGGCTGGCCGTGGCGTCGGCGCTGCTGTGGGCGCAGGCGGCGCTGGACTGCGCCAACGCCTGGGTGGTGCTGTGCCTGCTGGCGGTGCAGCAGGCGTTCTACGCCGTCAACTCACCCACCCGCGCCGCGGCCATTCCGCGGATCCTGCCCGAGGGGCAGCTCGCGGCGGCCAACGCGCTGAACATGACCGTGATGCAGTTCGGCGCCATCGTCGGGCCGCTGCTGGCCGGGGTGCTGCTGCGCTGGGTGGACCTGTCCACGCTGTACGCGATCGACGCATTGACCTGCCTGGTGGGGGTGTGGGCGACGGTGCGGCTGGCGCCGATGCCGCCGACCGGCGAGCCCGGCGGGGCGGGGTGGGGCTTGGGCGCGGTGGTCGACGGGTTCCGCTACGTCGCCGGGCACAAGGTGGTGTTGATGTCGTTCGTCGTCGACCTGGTGGCGATGATCTTCGGCATGCCGCGGGCGCTGTTCCCGCAGATGGCGCACGAGAGCTTCGGCGGGCCGCTCGAGGGCGGCACCACGATGGCGCTGCTGGCCGCCGCGATGTCGGCCGGAGCGGTCGCCGGCGGGATGTTCTCCGGATGGCTGCCGCGGGTGCGTCGCCAGGGCCTGGCCGTGGTGGTCGCGATCGTGGTGTGGGGCATCACCATGGTCGGCTTCGGACTGGCCGGCGGAGCGGCCGACGGCCGGGCGGGCCTGTTCTTCTGGGTTGCGCTGGGTTGTCTGGCGCTCGGCGGTGCCGCGGACATGGTGTCGGCGGCGTTCCGGTCGACGATCCTGCAGCAGGCGGTCACCGACGAGGTGCGGGGCCGGCTGCAGGGGGTGTTCACCGTGGTCGTCGCGGGTGGCCCGCGGCTGGCCGACGCGGTGCACGGGGCCGCCGCCGCGGCCGTCGGCACCACCGTCGCGGCGGCCGGCGGCGGTGCGCTGGTGGTGGTCGGCATGGTGCTGTGCGTGCTCGCCGCACCCGCGTTCGTGCGGTATCGGGTGAGCACTTCCCGGACCTGA
- the pdxH gene encoding pyridoxamine 5'-phosphate oxidase: protein MRVEYGSAEKDGSPDLDVDWLGPDPAAGWVTLLRDWLADAERAGVAEPNAIVLGTVDDLGRPVTRAVLCKSVDQSGITFFTNYDSAKGRDLAVTPYASATFPWFALGRQVHIRGPVTRVSPEQTAEYWSKRPRGSQLGAWASDQSQPIESRQALLHKLAEVTERFAAHPEVPVPPNWGGYLITPDVVEFWQGRENRVHNRIRVSWPAGPQGPVEVQRLQP, encoded by the coding sequence ATGCGGGTGGAATACGGGTCGGCGGAGAAAGACGGAAGCCCCGACCTCGACGTCGACTGGCTGGGACCCGACCCCGCGGCCGGGTGGGTGACGCTGCTGCGCGACTGGCTGGCCGACGCCGAGCGCGCCGGAGTCGCCGAACCCAACGCGATCGTGCTGGGCACCGTCGATGATCTCGGAAGGCCGGTGACCCGCGCGGTGTTGTGCAAGAGCGTGGATCAGTCCGGAATCACGTTCTTCACCAACTACGACTCGGCCAAGGGCCGGGATCTGGCCGTCACGCCCTACGCGTCGGCGACGTTTCCGTGGTTCGCCCTCGGCCGGCAGGTGCACATCCGCGGCCCGGTCACCAGGGTCAGCCCGGAGCAGACCGCCGAGTACTGGTCGAAACGTCCCCGCGGCTCCCAGTTGGGGGCGTGGGCGTCGGACCAGTCGCAGCCGATCGAATCGCGCCAGGCGTTGCTGCACAAGCTCGCCGAGGTCACCGAGCGGTTCGCCGCGCACCCGGAGGTTCCGGTGCCGCCGAACTGGGGCGGGTATCTGATCACCCCCGACGTCGTGGAGTTCTGGCAGGGCCGAGAGAACCGCGTGCACAACCGGATCCGGGTCAGCTGGCCGGCCGGACCCCAGGGGCCGGTCGAGGTTCAGCGCCTGCAGCCGTAA